A genomic stretch from Falco cherrug isolate bFalChe1 chromosome 1, bFalChe1.pri, whole genome shotgun sequence includes:
- the PGS1 gene encoding CDP-diacylglycerol--glycerol-3-phosphate 3-phosphatidyltransferase, mitochondrial isoform X2 — MGTGSRGEARRPGRGGHGAGPVAAPGHPGSSGLGPGQAASLEGPGQGTAAGGPEAEARGGRVAMAAAGSGIPTGLMAAAAGGAALWRRLSAWLPRGRLGLAALLGRLSDRLSRGRDRRARRSSWLLLAPLLTPPVPVITAPPCLLCPEGAHRFQWIRNLVPEFGISSSHVKVLSSPAEFYELLKVQIKTAKQRVVMASLYLGTGLLEQELVDCLEETLEKSLQTKGSSNLRVSILLDYTRGSRGRKNSRTMLIPLLQRFPDQVRVSLFHTPNLRGLLRLLIPERFNETIGLQHIKDSPEIADFFTELVDAIGDVSLQLQRDDTVQMMEGMVHPYQGDKTAYCEIANQRVMEVINSARTRQELLHAKTFHSSQQGSSLLSQQGSQASGGLKPEPDTWIYPLIQMKPFGIQIDEMVTETLLTEAERDARIYLTTGYFNLTQAYMDLILGTRAEYRILLASPEVNGFFGAKGVAGAIPAAYVYIEHQFYSEVCYLHQQERVQLQEYSRAGWTFHAKGLWLYLAGSNLPCLTLIGSPNFGYRSVHRDLEAQVAIVTENTALQQQLHQEQEQLYLCSGVVSSSTFEQPNRYVKLWVKLVTPLIKNFF, encoded by the exons ATGGGGACCGGCAGCCGCGGCGAAGCACGGCGGCCTGGGCGCGGCGGACACGGCGCTGGGCCGGTGGCCGCGCCGGGGCACCCCGGCAGCAGCGGCCTCGGGCCGGGTCAGGCCGCCTCGCTAGAGGGTCCCGGCCAGGGGACGGCCGCGGGCGGCCCGGAAGCGGAAGCGCGGGGCGGGCGCGTTGCCATGGCAGCGGCCGGAAGCGGAATACCCACGGGGCtgatggcggcggcggcggggggcgcggcccTGTGGCGGCGGCTCTCGGCCTggctgccccggggccgccTGGGCCTGGCCGCGCTACTCGGCCGCCTCTCCGACCGCTTGTCCCGCGGCCGCGACCGCCGTGCCCGCAG aTCATCATGGCTTCTTCTAGCCCCATTGCTTACCCCTCCTGTTCCTGTGATCACAGCCCCACCATGTTTGCTCTGTCCCGAAGGAGCACACAGGTTCCAGTGGATCAGGAACCTGGTTCCAGAGTTTGGAATCTCCAGCTCGCATGTCAAGGTGCTTTCATCCCCAGCTGAATTCTATGAACTCTTGAAG GTGCAGATAAAAACAGCCAAGCAGCGAGTGGTCATGGCTTCACTGTACCTGGGGACGGGTCTCCTTGAACAGGAGCTG GTGGATTGCTTAGAAGAAACACTGGAGAAATCACTGCAAACAAAAGGATCGTCGAACCTCAGAGTTTCCATTCTTCTTGACTACACCAGGGGATCTCGGG GTAGGAAAAATTCTCGGACAATGCTGATTCCGCTGCTGCAGCGATTTCCTGATCAAGTCCGTGTGTCCCTCTTCCATACCCCAAACCTGCGTGGACTTCTCAGGCTCCTGATTCCAGAGCGTTTTAATGAGACCATTGGACTGCAACATATCAAG GACTCTCCCGAGATTGCAGACTTCTTCACAGAGCTAGTGGATGCAATTGGAGATGTGTCTCTGCAATTACAGCGAGATGATACGGTCCAGATGATGGAGGGGATGGTACATCCGTACCAAG GAGACAAGACTGCTTACTGTGAGATAGCAAATCAAAGAGTCATGGAGGTGATCAACTCTGCCAGGACACGACAAGAACTCCTTCATGCAAAGACTTTCCATAGCAGCCAGCAAGGCAGCTCCCTGTTATCCCAGCAAGGCTCTCAAGCATCTGGGGGTCTGAAACCAGAACCTGACACCTGGATCTATCCCTTAATCCAAATGAAACCTTTTGGGATTCAAATAGATGAGATGGTCACAGAGACACTGCTGACAGAGGCCGAACGGGATGCCAGGATATACCTTACCACTGGCTACTTCAACCTGACACAAGCTTACATGGACCTCATTCTGGGCACTAGGGCTGAGTATCGGATTCTTCTGGCCTCACCGGAGGTGAATGGGTTTTTTGGTGCCAAAGGGGTGGCAGGTGCCATCCCTGCTGCCTATGTTTACATTGAACACCAATTTTACAGTGAGGTCTGCTACCTCCACCAACAGGAGAGGGTCCAACTGCAGGAGTATTCTAGGGCTGGGTGGACTTTCCACGCTAAAG GCCTCTGGCTGTACCTGGCAGGAAGCAATCTTCCCTGCCTAACTCTGATTGGGTCTCCTAATTTTGGATATCGATCAGTTCATCGTGACTTGGAAGCTCAGGTTGCGATAGtgacagaaaatacagctttgcagcagcaacTCCATCAG gagcaggagcagctttACCTCTGCTCGGGTGTAGTCTCATCATCAACATTTGAGCAGCCAAATCGTTATGTGAAACTGTGGGTGAAGCTGGTAACACCTCTGatcaagaattttttttga
- the PGS1 gene encoding CDP-diacylglycerol--glycerol-3-phosphate 3-phosphatidyltransferase, mitochondrial isoform X1, whose product MGTGSRGEARRPGRGGHGAGPVAAPGHPGSSGLGPGQAASLEGPGQGTAAGGPEAEARGGRVAMAAAGSGIPTGLMAAAAGGAALWRRLSAWLPRGRLGLAALLGRLSDRLSRGRDRRARRSSWLLLAPLLTPPVPVITAPPCLLCPEGAHRFQWIRNLVPEFGISSSHVKVLSSPAEFYELLKVQIKTAKQRVVMASLYLGTGLLEQELVDCLEETLEKSLQTKGSSNLRVSILLDYTRGSRGRKNSRTMLIPLLQRFPDQVRVSLFHTPNLRGLLRLLIPERFNETIGLQHIKVYLFDDNVILSGANLSDLYFTNRQDRYVLLQDSPEIADFFTELVDAIGDVSLQLQRDDTVQMMEGMVHPYQGDKTAYCEIANQRVMEVINSARTRQELLHAKTFHSSQQGSSLLSQQGSQASGGLKPEPDTWIYPLIQMKPFGIQIDEMVTETLLTEAERDARIYLTTGYFNLTQAYMDLILGTRAEYRILLASPEVNGFFGAKGVAGAIPAAYVYIEHQFYSEVCYLHQQERVQLQEYSRAGWTFHAKGLWLYLAGSNLPCLTLIGSPNFGYRSVHRDLEAQVAIVTENTALQQQLHQEQEQLYLCSGVVSSSTFEQPNRYVKLWVKLVTPLIKNFF is encoded by the exons ATGGGGACCGGCAGCCGCGGCGAAGCACGGCGGCCTGGGCGCGGCGGACACGGCGCTGGGCCGGTGGCCGCGCCGGGGCACCCCGGCAGCAGCGGCCTCGGGCCGGGTCAGGCCGCCTCGCTAGAGGGTCCCGGCCAGGGGACGGCCGCGGGCGGCCCGGAAGCGGAAGCGCGGGGCGGGCGCGTTGCCATGGCAGCGGCCGGAAGCGGAATACCCACGGGGCtgatggcggcggcggcggggggcgcggcccTGTGGCGGCGGCTCTCGGCCTggctgccccggggccgccTGGGCCTGGCCGCGCTACTCGGCCGCCTCTCCGACCGCTTGTCCCGCGGCCGCGACCGCCGTGCCCGCAG aTCATCATGGCTTCTTCTAGCCCCATTGCTTACCCCTCCTGTTCCTGTGATCACAGCCCCACCATGTTTGCTCTGTCCCGAAGGAGCACACAGGTTCCAGTGGATCAGGAACCTGGTTCCAGAGTTTGGAATCTCCAGCTCGCATGTCAAGGTGCTTTCATCCCCAGCTGAATTCTATGAACTCTTGAAG GTGCAGATAAAAACAGCCAAGCAGCGAGTGGTCATGGCTTCACTGTACCTGGGGACGGGTCTCCTTGAACAGGAGCTG GTGGATTGCTTAGAAGAAACACTGGAGAAATCACTGCAAACAAAAGGATCGTCGAACCTCAGAGTTTCCATTCTTCTTGACTACACCAGGGGATCTCGGG GTAGGAAAAATTCTCGGACAATGCTGATTCCGCTGCTGCAGCGATTTCCTGATCAAGTCCGTGTGTCCCTCTTCCATACCCCAAACCTGCGTGGACTTCTCAGGCTCCTGATTCCAGAGCGTTTTAATGAGACCATTGGACTGCAACATATCAAGGTCTATCTCTTTGATGATAATGTGATCCTGAGCGG CGCAAACCTGAGTGATTTGTACTTCACCAATCGTCAGGACCGCTATGTTCTCCTGCAGGACTCTCCCGAGATTGCAGACTTCTTCACAGAGCTAGTGGATGCAATTGGAGATGTGTCTCTGCAATTACAGCGAGATGATACGGTCCAGATGATGGAGGGGATGGTACATCCGTACCAAG GAGACAAGACTGCTTACTGTGAGATAGCAAATCAAAGAGTCATGGAGGTGATCAACTCTGCCAGGACACGACAAGAACTCCTTCATGCAAAGACTTTCCATAGCAGCCAGCAAGGCAGCTCCCTGTTATCCCAGCAAGGCTCTCAAGCATCTGGGGGTCTGAAACCAGAACCTGACACCTGGATCTATCCCTTAATCCAAATGAAACCTTTTGGGATTCAAATAGATGAGATGGTCACAGAGACACTGCTGACAGAGGCCGAACGGGATGCCAGGATATACCTTACCACTGGCTACTTCAACCTGACACAAGCTTACATGGACCTCATTCTGGGCACTAGGGCTGAGTATCGGATTCTTCTGGCCTCACCGGAGGTGAATGGGTTTTTTGGTGCCAAAGGGGTGGCAGGTGCCATCCCTGCTGCCTATGTTTACATTGAACACCAATTTTACAGTGAGGTCTGCTACCTCCACCAACAGGAGAGGGTCCAACTGCAGGAGTATTCTAGGGCTGGGTGGACTTTCCACGCTAAAG GCCTCTGGCTGTACCTGGCAGGAAGCAATCTTCCCTGCCTAACTCTGATTGGGTCTCCTAATTTTGGATATCGATCAGTTCATCGTGACTTGGAAGCTCAGGTTGCGATAGtgacagaaaatacagctttgcagcagcaacTCCATCAG gagcaggagcagctttACCTCTGCTCGGGTGTAGTCTCATCATCAACATTTGAGCAGCCAAATCGTTATGTGAAACTGTGGGTGAAGCTGGTAACACCTCTGatcaagaattttttttga
- the SOCS3 gene encoding suppressor of cytokine signaling 3 — protein sequence MVTHSKFPAAGMSRPLDTSLRLKTFSSKSEYQLVVNTVRKLQESGFYWSTVTGGEANLLLSTEPAGTFLIRDSSDQRHFFTLSVKTESGTKNLRIQCEGGSFSLQSDPRSSQPVPRFDCVLKLVHHYMPPAPCAVPEQPGGGLHPKRTYYIYSGGEKIPLVLSRPLSSSVSTLQHLCRKTVNGHLDSYEKMTQLPAPIKEFLDQYDAPL from the coding sequence ATGGTCACCCACAGCAAGTTCCCCGCCGCCGGGATGAGCCGCCCCCTCGACACCAGCCTGCGCCTCAAGACGTTCAGCTCCAAGAGCGAGTACCAGCTGGTGGTGAACACTGTGCGCAAGCTGCAGGAGAGCGGTTTCTACTGGAGCACGGTGACGGGCGGTGAGGCCAACCTGCTGCTGAGCACCGAGCCGGCCGGCACCTTCCTCATCAGGGACAGCTCGGACCAGCGGCACTTCTTCACCCTCAGCGTCAAGACAGAGTCTGGCACCAAGAACCTGCGCATCCAGTGCGAGGGAGGCAGCTTCTCCTTGCAGAGCGACCCTCGCAGCAGCCAGCCCGTGCCCCGCTTCGACTGCGTGCTCAAGCTGGTACATCACTACATGCCACCCGCACCCTGTGCAGTCCCCGAGCAGCCAGGGGGGGGCCTGCACCCCAAGCGCACCTACTACATCTACTCGGGTGGTGAGAAGATCCCCTTGGTGTTGAGCCGCCCGCTCTCCTCCAGCGTCTCcaccctccagcacctctgccgCAAGACTGTCAACGGGCACCTGGACTCCTACGAGAAGATGACTCAGCTGCCGGCTCCCATTAAGGAGTTCCTGGACCAGTACGATGCCCCTCTCTAA